The sequence below is a genomic window from Arcobacter sp. CECT 8983.
CAGCTTATAAAATTGTATTCTTAAATTTAATTCATAAAAAAATCAAAAAACAACAAAAAAATTTAGAAAACTATGATGATTCTAACTCTTTAGGAAAGATTGCAGGAGTATTTTATAAAAATGTAAATAACTCTATCAATGATTTAGAAATCAAAATTGGTGAAGCAATTTTAAAAGAGACAAATCATATCAAAAAAGGTCAAAGCTTTGTTAAACTTCTTGCAGCAGTAACTCCATTACTTGGATTATTAGGTACTGTAACAGGTATGATTGCAACTTTCCAAGCTATTACTTTATTTGGTACAGGTGACCCAAAACTTATGGCAGGAGGAATTTCAACTGCTCTTATTACAACTGTTTTAGGTCTTGTAACAGCTATTCCATTACTTTTTGCATATACATATATCTCTTCAAAAGCTGAAGCTATCGTATCTGTATTAGAAGAGCAAAGTATAGGAATGCTAGCAAAAACACTTAAATAACATGATTGATTTATATATAGATAACTTCTTTAACTTTTTTGATAAAGGTGGTTTTGTTTTATATATCGTATTTGCAATTGCCCTATTTCTTTGGGCATTGCTAATTGAAAGATATATTTATATTAGCTTTGAATATAAAAAATATGCAAAAGCTTTAAAGCAAGAATTATCACAAAATGAATTTAATCAAAAATTTAAAGAAGAGATAAAAAAGTATTTAATTGAAGAATCAAATATCAAACTAAAATCAGGTCTTAGTTTTATAAAGACTTTGATTATTGTTTGTCCATTAGTTGGTTTATTAGGAACTGTTACAGGAATGATTGAAGTATTTGATGTAATGGCACTAAGTGGTACAAGTAATGTAAAATCAATGGCAAGTGGTGTATCAATGGCAACTATTCCAACAATGGCTGGAATGGTAGTTGCACTTAGTGGAATACTATTTGAAAAGAAATTAGAATTATCAATAAAGTACCATACAGATAAGTTATATTTAGAAATATCAAAGGTTTTATAAAATGAGAAGATTTTCACAAAAGAATAATAAAGAAGAAACAGAAATAAACTTAACTCCAATGCTTGATGTTGTTTTTATTATGTTAATTTTCTTTATTGTTACAACCTCTTTTGTAAAAGAAGCAGGTATAGAAGTAAATAGACCAAGTGCAAAAACAAGTCAACAAAAAAGTGAAGCAAATATCTTAATAGCTATTAAAAATAATGATGAAATTTGGATTGATAAAAGAATGGTTGATATTAGAGCAATTAGATCAAATATAGAAAGACTTAAAGCTTCAAATACACAAAGTAGTGTTGTAGTTCAATCAGATAAAGATGCAAGAACAGGTGTACTTGTTAAAGTTATGGATCAAGTAAGACTTGCTGGAATTACAAATATCTCAATTTCTACACTAAAGAATTAAAATGAGAATATTAATAGCTGTAGTCGTATCTCTTGTTATCTCAATTGCGATGTTTGTATTGATGCAAAAAATGACATCAACTCAAAGTGAACATATAAAAAAAGAGACAAAACCTGTACAACTTACTTACTTAAGAGATAAAAAAGATACGGTTATTGAAAAGAAAAAAAGAGTTAAACCTAAAGAGCCAATTAAAAAAGTTGAACCAAAAAAGTTAGAATTAAAAACAAAATTAAATCAAGAACTAAATAAAAATGTAAAAATCAAGCCTTTGGATATTAGACAAAATATTGATATTTCTTCAATCAACTCTTTAACAGGAGCTAAAATAAATATTGGTTCGAACCTTTTAGATGCAAATATGCTAACTGCACTTAAAAGAGTAAATCCAAGATATCCAAGACGTGCAAAAATAAGAAGACAAGAAGGTTTTGTACAACTAACATTTAAGATTGATGCAAGTGGTTTTGTATCGGGGGTTCAAGTTGTTGATTCAAATCCTAAAGGTGTATTTGATGAAGCTTCAATCAAAGCTATAAAAAGATGGAGATTTAAACCTTCAAAAGATGATATTGCAGGAAGTTTTAAAAATGCAACTATCACATTTAACTTTAAATTAGCAAGGTAGTTATAATGAAAAAAATATTAGTAATATTGTTTCTTTGTTTTTACAGCAGTGCATTTGCAAAAATGCATATGTCAAAAAGTACATACAATAGTTTAATGAAAGCTCAAAAACTAATAGAAAAAGAAGATTACAAAACTTCAAAAAAGATGCTTGAGGAGTTATTAAAAGGTGATTCTAAAAATGATTATGAGAAATCATATATTTTGCAAACACTAAGTAATATATATATTCATAATGATAACTATAAAAAAGCTTCAAAAGCATATGAACAAATTATAAAATACAATGCTTTTGAAAAAGATAGTATTGATAAAATCAAATTTTCACTATCAAAAATCTATTTATCATTGGAAAAATATAAGCCAAGTATTAAACTTTCAACCAATCTTTTAAAGAGTAAAACTCTAAAGAAAAATGATGTTTACGAAACACTTATATTAGCTTATTATTATGATAAAAAATACAAAAAAAGTATAGAGTATTCAAAAAAATATTTCTCTTCAGAAAAAAATATAAAAGAGTCATGGTATAAAATCCTTTATTCATCATATGTTGAAGTAAAAGATTATAATGGTGCAATAAAGACTATGGAGATCATGGTTAAACTTTTTAGTGATAATGAAAGTTACTGGGTTCAATTAGCTTCTTTATACCAAGAAAGAAATAGGTTAAAAGACTCTTTAGCAACACTAGAGTTAGCCTATAAAGAAGGTGTTTTAAAAAATAAAAATAATATTTTGTATTTTATAAATATCTCTTTACAAAATGGAGTTTATAAAAAAGCAAATGACCTACTTACAAAGGCTGTTGAAACTGGTCTAATAGAAGAAGATAAAAAGATATTTGAACTACTTGTTTCAACACATGTAAATGCAAAAGATATTGACTTAGCAATCAAAAAAATTGAAACTTCTAAATATAAAAATGAAAATAAATATAAACTAATACTTGCAAATTTATATTATCAAAAACAAGAGTTTAAAAATAGTATTTCAATCTTAGATACAATAAAAGCTAAAAGAAACTCTGAAACTGCTGGAGAAAAAGAGATTTTAAAAGCACTATGTTATTATGAATTAGATGATAAAAAAACCTCTATTAAAATCTTAAAACAAGTTGTTAAAAACCCTTATCAAAAGAAAAGAGCAAGAAGTATTTTAAAAAGCCTTGAGAGTTAATCCTCTCTAGCTTTTTATTACTTTACTGTAATATTTCATAAAAAGAATTATCAACAACTATATTTTCATCATTAATATATCCTTTTTCTTTTATCTTTTTAATTGATCTAGATAGTGTCGCTGGTGCCATATTTAATTTATTTGCAATTTCAGAATGTTTTCTTTCAATTAATATCTTTGGATTATCTCTTAAAAAAGCACATACTTTTTGTGTAGCATCATATACTAAGTTTCTATGAATTGTTTGTTCTAAACTTCTCATCTTTTTTATTAAAGAACCTATAATATGAAAAGACAAGTTGGCATTACTTTGTAAAAGAGAAAGAAACACTTCTTTTTCTAAAACTGCTACTTTAGTTATATTACTTGTACTAATTGCAGTTGCAGGAAAAGCAGATGCTTGAAAAGTAGCCATTTCTGCTAGTATTGTAGGTTTACTAAAATTGTGAATAACTATTTCATTTCCCATAGTACCAGTTTTATATAATTTTAGTTTACCTTGAAGCATAATATAAAAAGAGTTTGCAAAATCTCCCTCATAAAATAAGATATTATCTTTATTTAAAGTAACTATTTTACAAGATTTATTTATTAGCTCAATTTCTTCTTCACTTAAAAGTCTAAAAAAGTCTATTTTATTTAATACATTTTTATACATGAAAAATATTAACTTAATCACACTTAAGTTTTGTTGATTTAAGTCATTGATAATCACTATTATTTTCAATAAAATTACAAAAAAGTTAAGGTACTCATGAATTTTATATTAAAAATATTAAAAGACTTTCCTAAATATATCTGGAGTGGTTGGGGCTCAATTGCCTCTATTTTTCTATTTTTTGCACTATGGGATTTAGGGAATCAAATATATGGAAACCTTGTATTGCCAAGTCCAAAAGAAACAATCCTAACATTAATTTCAATTATTTTAAATGATGAAACTATCACAAATATAGTAATTACTATAAAAAGAGCCTTCTTTGGATTTTTTATCTCACTTATTTTTGGTTCTTTATTAGGCTTATTAGCAGGTCTTTTTGTAACTGCTTCAATGATGAGTAGACCAATAGTTACTATTCTTGTAGGGATGCCTCCAATAGCTTGGATAGTTTTAGCAATGATTTGGTTTGGAATGAGTGATATGACAGTTGTATTTACAGTAGTTGTTGCTTCCTTTTCTATTGTTTTTGTAGGAGCATTACAAGGGACTAGAACCTTAGAAGGTAACCTAAAAGAGATGGCTGATAGTTTCAATTTATCTTTTAAAATGAAAATGCTTGATTTGTATTTTCCTCATATTTTCTCTTATGTATTTCCTGCTTGGATTAGTGCCTTAGGAATGTCATGGAAGATTGTAGTTATGGCTGAGTTACTTTCAGCAAATGAAGGAATTGGAGCAAGCTTAGCAATTGCAAGAAGTCAATTAGATACACCAACTGCCCTAGCCCTTGTTTTAATTATGGTTGGAAGTCTACTTCTAATTGAATATTTAATATTAGAGCCCATAAAAAGAGAGGTTGAAGCATGGAGAGATTAGAACAATTATTAGTAAAAGATGTTTCTTTCTCTTTTGGTTTTAAAGAGATTCTAAAAAATATAAATTTTGAGTTAAAAAAAGGACAAGTAGTATCAATAGTTGGTCCAAGTGGTGGAGGGAAAACAACTCTACTTCATCTGTGTGCCAGACTTTTAACCCTTGAAGAAGGAAAAATAAAAAACAGTTTTAAAAGTTCAGCTTTTGCTTTTCAAGAAGCAAGACTTCTTCCTTGGAAAAATGTTCTTGATAACATTTGTTTAGGACTTCTTG
It includes:
- a CDS encoding MotA/TolQ/ExbB proton channel family protein → MIDLYIDNFFNFFDKGGFVLYIVFAIALFLWALLIERYIYISFEYKKYAKALKQELSQNEFNQKFKEEIKKYLIEESNIKLKSGLSFIKTLIIVCPLVGLLGTVTGMIEVFDVMALSGTSNVKSMASGVSMATIPTMAGMVVALSGILFEKKLELSIKYHTDKLYLEISKVL
- a CDS encoding biopolymer transporter ExbD; this translates as MRRFSQKNNKEETEINLTPMLDVVFIMLIFFIVTTSFVKEAGIEVNRPSAKTSQQKSEANILIAIKNNDEIWIDKRMVDIRAIRSNIERLKASNTQSSVVVQSDKDARTGVLVKVMDQVRLAGITNISISTLKN
- a CDS encoding energy transducer TonB — encoded protein: MRILIAVVVSLVISIAMFVLMQKMTSTQSEHIKKETKPVQLTYLRDKKDTVIEKKKRVKPKEPIKKVEPKKLELKTKLNQELNKNVKIKPLDIRQNIDISSINSLTGAKINIGSNLLDANMLTALKRVNPRYPRRAKIRRQEGFVQLTFKIDASGFVSGVQVVDSNPKGVFDEASIKAIKRWRFKPSKDDIAGSFKNATITFNFKLAR
- a CDS encoding Crp/Fnr family transcriptional regulator, which gives rise to MKIIVIINDLNQQNLSVIKLIFFMYKNVLNKIDFFRLLSEEEIELINKSCKIVTLNKDNILFYEGDFANSFYIMLQGKLKLYKTGTMGNEIVIHNFSKPTILAEMATFQASAFPATAISTSNITKVAVLEKEVFLSLLQSNANLSFHIIGSLIKKMRSLEQTIHRNLVYDATQKVCAFLRDNPKILIERKHSEIANKLNMAPATLSRSIKKIKEKGYINDENIVVDNSFYEILQ
- a CDS encoding ABC transporter permease, with product MNFILKILKDFPKYIWSGWGSIASIFLFFALWDLGNQIYGNLVLPSPKETILTLISIILNDETITNIVITIKRAFFGFFISLIFGSLLGLLAGLFVTASMMSRPIVTILVGMPPIAWIVLAMIWFGMSDMTVVFTVVVASFSIVFVGALQGTRTLEGNLKEMADSFNLSFKMKMLDLYFPHIFSYVFPAWISALGMSWKIVVMAELLSANEGIGASLAIARSQLDTPTALALVLIMVGSLLLIEYLILEPIKREVEAWRD